The Eggerthella guodeyinii sequence GTCGTGCGATTCCGACCGTCGGAGGCGGCGCAGGCGGGCGAGGCTCTTCGCGAGCGCGTCCTGCGCGGCACCCATGCGCGCGACGCGCCGGCAGAGGTTCGCGCGCTGGCGGATGCCGCGGGCTGCTCATGACGGCCGCGGTTGCGCTCGTCGTCGCGGCCGGTTGCGCGGGCGGGTTGGTCGGCGGGCTCGCCGTGCCGTGGCTGGCTTCCGTTTTCCTGGGACGCGCCTATCGTCGCGCGCGCACGTGGTGGTGGGACTCGCTCGCCTCCTACCGGGCGTTCAGGCGAGCGCACCCCCAGCGGGAGCCCTCGCCGCGCGCGGCGGGCGTCGAGGGGTCGCTCGGCCTGTGGCGGATGCAGACGGTGCGCGACGCGCAAGCGGGGACCCTTCCTCGCGAGCGGTTGCGGGCGCTCGTCGAGGCGGGGTGCGCGGTGGACGCCGCCGAGCCCGCGCGCGGCGAGGCCGACCAGGAGGCGCGCTGCACGTTTCGCGCGAAGCGCGCGCATCGCTGCCTCGGCGCGGCGGCGGGCGCGGCGACAGGGTGCGTCATCGCGTGGCAGTCGGTTCCGCTGGTGCCGGCCGCGGCGCTGGCCGTGGCGGCTGCGGCGATGGCGGCGGCCGTGGCGTGCGACCTGCGCGCGAGGATCGTGCCGCTCGAAACGTGCGCGCTCCTCGCGGTGGCGGGCGCCGCGTTCCAGGCGTCGACTGCGGGGATCGAGGGCGTGCTGGCCGGCTGCGCGTTCGCCGCCTTCGCGGTGCTGTGCTGCCTCGCGGTCAACCGGCTGTTCGGCAGGACGGGTCGCGCGCCCGTCGGCTTCGGAGACGTGCGGTGCATGGCGGCGCTTTCGCTGGCAAGCGGCATGGCGACGCCGGTGGGGGCGGCGCTGTGCTACGGCGGCGCGGCGGCGTTCTCGCTGGCGGGCATCGCCGCGGGGAGGCTGTCGTGGAGAAGCGGCATCCCGATGGCGCCGTTCCTCGCGGCATGGCTGGTCGGCGGCGCGTTCGCGTGCCTGCACGGTATGGGATGAATCGACAAGAAGGAGCAAGGTATGAACACGTTCAAGCAAGATGCGGCATCGAAGTTGGGCAAGGCCCGGGCATGGCTCGTGGTGGGCGAGGAGGACGGCGGTTCCGAGATCGTGCAGACGGTCATCGTGCTGGGGTTCGCGGTGGGGTTGGGCGCCGCGCTGCTGTTGCTGCAGGGCAACATCCAAACGGCCATCACGAAGGCGGGGACCTCCGTGACCGACATGTTCTCGAAGATCACGTCCGGTGCGGCGTGAGGGAAGCGCGGAGCGGGGCAGCGGCGTCGTGACGTTCGTCATCGCGTTGCCGCTGCTGCTTCTGTTCCTCTTCGCCGTGGTGGATCTGGGACGCTCGGTGTTCCTGTCCATGGCGCTCGACGACGCCGCTCATGCGGTGTGCCGCGAGGCGTCGGGGCACCCTGCCGGAGACGTTGCGGAATCGCGGCTGCGCGAGGCCGCCTTCGCCGCGGCGCCGGCGCTCGATCGCGATGACGTGCGGCTGGACGTGTCGGTCCGCTACGGGGAGGTCGAGGACCGCACCTACGCGCACCGGTTCTACGACGAGGCGACGGGGACGTACGACGAGCGCGCATCGCATGCGCGATCGCGCACGGTGGAGGTGGAGCTCGTGCTCGAAGGAGGCTACCTGACGCCGCTCGGGGCGGCGCTGCCCGGCGGCGTCGGAAGCGGGGGCGCGGGTCGGTTCGCATTCCGCGCTCAGGTTGGCGGCGTCGCGGACGCGACGGTGGAAGGAGGGGCGTGGTGAGAACGTGCGAGCGGGGAAGCGAGGTGGTCCAGTTCGTGATCGTGCTGCCGTTGCTGTTGGTCGTGCTGTTCTCGATCATGCAGCTGGCGGGCATGACGCTTGCGGCGAGCCAGGTGTCTTCCGAGATCACGCGCGCATGCCGCCAGCTCGACGTCGCAGGGTTCGAGCTGGCTGCGGACAAGGAGCGGTTCATCGAGGAGGGCATCCTCGGCGCTTCGACCCAGCTCGATCCCGATCGCCTGCAGGTCGATCGCGTCGGCTGGACAAGCGAGCGGACGAAGCGGGAGCGGGCCGTGCGCGACGGGGGCGTGATCGAGGAGCAGGCGACGGTGGTCGAGGCATCGTACGACGTGCGCTATCGGCTGCCGGCCATCGCCGATCTGCCCGGGTTGACGGGGCGCGTGCTCGAACGGCACGTGCGGTGCTCGTTCGTGGACGGGCGGGCGATCGAGATCAGGCAGGAGGCGCTATGAGATCGACGGGGCGTCGCAGCGAGCGCGGCTCCATGCTGCCGCTCGTGGTGGTGGCGGTGCTCGTGCTGTTCGCGGTGCTGGCGTTCGCCGTCGACCAGGGCATCGCCTACGCGGCGAAGGCGCGCCAGGAGAACGCGCTCGATGCCGCGCGCGCCGCCTGCATGGACGCGTCGTTCGCGCTCGTGGCGAAAAACGCGGACGATCCGGGCCGCATGGTGGCCGACCGCGTGGTCCGCACGGTGCGCGATGCGGGCTTTCGGGGTGCGGCGTCCGTGTGGTTCTACGAGGCGCCGGAGGAAAGCGCCTCTTCGACGGAGCGCCACTGGGCCATCGGCATGCAGCTCGAGGAGGAGTCGCCGACGGTGTTCGCGCGCGGCTATGGGATCGACGCTCTGCCGGTCGCCTCGTACCGGGTGATGACGGCGATGCCGTACGCCGGAGAACGGGTGTGGCGGCCGACGGAAAGGCGCTGCGGTCGGTACGACTATCCGGCGGGAACGGATGCGGCTTCCTGGTCGTACGAGGCGCTGAGCTCGCTCGATGCCTTCCCGGCCGAGCTTGCCGAGGCGGCGCGGGCGGCGTTGGCCGGAGGCCGCGAATAGGTTGCGAACGGATGGAGAGCGTGTCAAGAGCGTGCCGGGCGAGGCCGGCGACAACGGGAGAAAGGAACGGGCTATGGCGATGGGCGGCAATGGCGGTGATGCGGCGGCGTGGGGCGGGGGCTTCGCGGCGCGGGCGTCGCGGCGCACGACGGGCGAGGGCGTGGCGGCTGCGGGCGGCGGGGGAGCGCGTCCGGGGTTCGGCGCGCCTGGAGGAGGGGCGCAGGCGACGGCGTCGATGCCTGCCGTCGCCGCGGATCGCGCGAAGCCCTCCGCGGCCGCCAAGCCGCGGCCGGGCGATACGGCGCGCGTCAAGCGGTTGGCGACGATCGTCGCCGTTTCGGTCGCGTTGGCGCTGACCTCGGTGGCGTACGGCCTGTGGTCGGCCGCAGCCTCGCGCGCGGCGGTGGAGCACGCCACGGCGGGCGCGCTTCCCACGCTTGTGGCGGCCGCAGACATCCGTGCGGGCGACGCGATCGCGGCAGAGGCCGTCGAGGTGCGGGACGTTCCCGCCTCGTACCGGGCGACCTCGGCGCTTGGCGGCGAAGCGCTCGATGCCGACGGCGCCGTTTCGGGAGGGCGCGCGCTCGTGGACATTCCCGCGGGGACCCAGCTGTCCTCCTCGTTCGTGACGGGGGCAGGCGGCGGCGATCGCCTCTCCGCCGAGCTGGGGACGGGCATGCAGGCGGTGACGCTCGCCGTGGACGTGGAGACGGGGCTTGCGGGCCATGTGCGGCCCTACGACACCGTGCGCATCGTGTCGGCCGAGGGCGCGTCGGCGGGCGAGGCGTTCCTCGAGACGGTGTGCGAGCGGGCGCGCGTCGTGGCGATCGGCGACGATGCCGCCGGGGTGCAGAGCGGTTCCGCCTCCGTCACGGTGGAGGTGTCGCCCGACGAGGCCGATGCGGTGCGCGAAGCCCAGTTCGCCGGGCGGGTCAGCCTCGTCCTCGTGGCCGCCGACGATGCGTTCGGGGAGGCGACCGTCGATGGACAGGACGACTGAGCGCGCGCTTAAGCGCGCCGTGCGCGACGAGGCGGCGGTGCGGCTGCGCGGCGACGCCGCCGGCCCTGCCGCGGTCGAGGAGCTCATCCGTCGGCTCGTGGGGGAGGTCGCGCACGAGTCGGGCGTGCCGCTTCCCCCGTACGAGTTCGAAGCGCTCGCGCGCGCGATGGTCGACGACTTCCTGCGCTACGGGCCGCTCCAGCGGTTGCTCGAAGACGAGGCCGTCACCGAGATCATGGTCAACGGCGGCGGCGTCGACATGGACGATCCGGCGCTGCCCTTTCGCGCTCCCATCGTGTACGTGGAGCGCGCGGGGCGCATCGAGTACCGTCCCGACGTGGAGTTCGACGATGCGGAGCACCTGCGCCGCATCATCAACAAGATCGCCGAGCAATCGGGCAAGCGGTGCGACGACGCGCACGCCATGGGGTGCGCGATGCTGCCGGGCGGACGGGCGCGCGCCACCTACGTGGTGCCGCCCATCGCCCCCGACGGCCCCGCGCTCAACGTGCGCACGTTCTCGTCGAGCATGCTGGGCATGGAGGACCTCGTGCGCAGGGGCATGCTGACCGACGCGATGTCCCAGTTCCTCCGTTCGGCCGTGCAGGCGCGCTGCCCGATCGTGATCTCGGGCGGCACCGGGTCGGGCAAGACCACGCTGCTCGGCGCGCTGTCCGGATTCATCCCGCCCGAGGAGCGGGTGGTCACCATCGAGGACACGCCCGAGCTGCGCCTGCAAACGCCGCACGTGGAGCGGATGCAGACGCGCGAGGCGAACACGGAAGGCGAGGGGTCGGTGGGCATGCGCGAGCTCGTGGCGCTTTCGCTGCGCCGGCGCCCCGACCGCATCATCGTCGGCGAGTGCCGCGGCGCCGAGGCGTACGACATGCTGCAGGCCATGCAGACCGACCATCCGGGTTCGATGACCACGGTGCACGCCAACGATCCCGGCAACGCCATCAGCCGCTTGCGCACGATGGTGGGCTATGCCGACGGCGACCTCGGTCGCGACGTCATCGTCCAGCAGATCGCCGAATCGTTGCAGGGCGGGCTCGTCGTGCACGCCGAGCGCATGCGGGACGGGTGCCGGCGGGTTACGAGCATCGTGGCGATCGACCCGCTGCCGGAGGGCAGCCTCGTTATTCCGCGCGCCGAGCTGTTCGTCTTCGACGTCGAGGGCGTCGACGCGTACGGTGCCATCGCGGGTTCGTGGCGCGCATGCGGCGTGCAGCCGCAGCGCATCAAGGAGCGCATGCGCGCATCGGGGGCGTGGTACGACCCCGCTTGGTTTTTCGAGCAGTGAGGAGGGACGGAGCATGATGGGACTTGTGATGCCGTGGGGCCTCGTGGCGGCCTGCGCCGCGACGGGCGCATGGGCGTACGCGCTCGTGCGGCAGGAGCGTGCGTCGAGCCGCGGTCGGGCGCTGAGCGATCGCGGCCTCTACGAAGCGGGGGCGGCTGCCGCGATGGAGCGCAAGAAGCCGAAGCTGCCGCGCCTCGCTCGCGCGCTTCATGAGGCGGGGGTGGAAACGTCGGCGCTCGGCTGGTCGGTGAGCGTCGTCTCGCTCGCGTTCGTCGCATTCGCGTTCGCCACGGCGCTGATGGGCGGCGTGGCGGTCGGGACGATCGCCTGCGCCGCGGTGCTGGCGGGGTCGGGGATGCGGTTGCATCTGCTGCGCGCACGGCGGCGGGAGCTGCTCGAACGGCAGCTCGCTCGAGCGCTTCCGCAGGTTGCGGCCAGCGTGCGCAGCTCGCTCACGCTCGAGCGCGCGCTGCGCACGGTCGCGGCGCATGTGGAAGAACCGCTCCGCGAGGAGCTCGCGCGCGTGCTGGCCGATGCGGCGTACGGAACGGCGCTCGCGGCGGCGTTCGAGCGGATGGCGCGCCGAACCGGCAGCCCCGACGTGCGCGCCCTCGCCGCGGCCGTCAGGATACAGCAGCGGTTTGGCGGGGCCGTCGCGCCGGTGCTCGACCTCATCGCCGCGCATGCCGCGGCGCGGCTGCGGACGTCGCGCGAGTTGAAGACCGAGCTGGCCGGCACGCGTTTGGCGAAGTGGTTCGTCGCGCTCGCCATGCCGGCGATCTTCCTCATCATGTTCGCGACGAACGCCGACTTCTCGCAGTTCTACCGCGAGCAGCCGCTCGGTTGGGCGCTGCTGGGGGTCGCGGCGTGCTCGGAGGCGATCGGCCTGTTCGCCTGCCAGCGCATCACGGCGATCGATCGGAGCGAATCGTGATCGGCGCCGGTGCGGGCGCGGCGCTCTGCGCGACCCTCGTGCTCGGGGCCGTGGTCGGCCTTGCGGCCTACGAGGCGCTCGTGCGCTACGCGGCTCCCGCACGCCGCGACGCCGTCGCGCCGTCGTCGGGAAGCGCTTCGACGACCGGCAACCGCGCAAGCGTCGAGCGGGGGCGCCGCCGTGCGCGCGCGGCGTTCGAGACGCTCGCGATGCTGCTCGATCGGTACGTGCCGCTTTCGCGCGCCGACGTCGAATCGAGCCGCGAGCGTCTGGGCAGGGCGGGCGTGGGGCTTGAGCCGGAGACGTGGA is a genomic window containing:
- a CDS encoding prepilin peptidase, giving the protein MTAAVALVVAAGCAGGLVGGLAVPWLASVFLGRAYRRARTWWWDSLASYRAFRRAHPQREPSPRAAGVEGSLGLWRMQTVRDAQAGTLPRERLRALVEAGCAVDAAEPARGEADQEARCTFRAKRAHRCLGAAAGAATGCVIAWQSVPLVPAAALAVAAAAMAAAVACDLRARIVPLETCALLAVAGAAFQASTAGIEGVLAGCAFAAFAVLCCLAVNRLFGRTGRAPVGFGDVRCMAALSLASGMATPVGAALCYGGAAAFSLAGIAAGRLSWRSGIPMAPFLAAWLVGGAFACLHGMG
- a CDS encoding TadE/TadG family type IV pilus assembly protein yields the protein MRREGSAERGSGVVTFVIALPLLLLFLFAVVDLGRSVFLSMALDDAAHAVCREASGHPAGDVAESRLREAAFAAAPALDRDDVRLDVSVRYGEVEDRTYAHRFYDEATGTYDERASHARSRTVEVELVLEGGYLTPLGAALPGGVGSGGAGRFAFRAQVGGVADATVEGGAW
- a CDS encoding TadE/TadG family type IV pilus assembly protein — its product is MVRTCERGSEVVQFVIVLPLLLVVLFSIMQLAGMTLAASQVSSEITRACRQLDVAGFELAADKERFIEEGILGASTQLDPDRLQVDRVGWTSERTKRERAVRDGGVIEEQATVVEASYDVRYRLPAIADLPGLTGRVLERHVRCSFVDGRAIEIRQEAL
- a CDS encoding pilus assembly protein TadG-related protein, with the protein product MRSTGRRSERGSMLPLVVVAVLVLFAVLAFAVDQGIAYAAKARQENALDAARAACMDASFALVAKNADDPGRMVADRVVRTVRDAGFRGAASVWFYEAPEESASSTERHWAIGMQLEEESPTVFARGYGIDALPVASYRVMTAMPYAGERVWRPTERRCGRYDYPAGTDAASWSYEALSSLDAFPAELAEAARAALAGGRE
- the cpaB gene encoding Flp pilus assembly protein CpaB; this encodes MAMGGNGGDAAAWGGGFAARASRRTTGEGVAAAGGGGARPGFGAPGGGAQATASMPAVAADRAKPSAAAKPRPGDTARVKRLATIVAVSVALALTSVAYGLWSAAASRAAVEHATAGALPTLVAAADIRAGDAIAAEAVEVRDVPASYRATSALGGEALDADGAVSGGRALVDIPAGTQLSSSFVTGAGGGDRLSAELGTGMQAVTLAVDVETGLAGHVRPYDTVRIVSAEGASAGEAFLETVCERARVVAIGDDAAGVQSGSASVTVEVSPDEADAVREAQFAGRVSLVLVAADDAFGEATVDGQDD
- a CDS encoding CpaF family protein, which codes for MDRTTERALKRAVRDEAAVRLRGDAAGPAAVEELIRRLVGEVAHESGVPLPPYEFEALARAMVDDFLRYGPLQRLLEDEAVTEIMVNGGGVDMDDPALPFRAPIVYVERAGRIEYRPDVEFDDAEHLRRIINKIAEQSGKRCDDAHAMGCAMLPGGRARATYVVPPIAPDGPALNVRTFSSSMLGMEDLVRRGMLTDAMSQFLRSAVQARCPIVISGGTGSGKTTLLGALSGFIPPEERVVTIEDTPELRLQTPHVERMQTREANTEGEGSVGMRELVALSLRRRPDRIIVGECRGAEAYDMLQAMQTDHPGSMTTVHANDPGNAISRLRTMVGYADGDLGRDVIVQQIAESLQGGLVVHAERMRDGCRRVTSIVAIDPLPEGSLVIPRAELFVFDVEGVDAYGAIAGSWRACGVQPQRIKERMRASGAWYDPAWFFEQ
- a CDS encoding type II secretion system F family protein; this encodes MMGLVMPWGLVAACAATGAWAYALVRQERASSRGRALSDRGLYEAGAAAAMERKKPKLPRLARALHEAGVETSALGWSVSVVSLAFVAFAFATALMGGVAVGTIACAAVLAGSGMRLHLLRARRRELLERQLARALPQVAASVRSSLTLERALRTVAAHVEEPLREELARVLADAAYGTALAAAFERMARRTGSPDVRALAAAVRIQQRFGGAVAPVLDLIAAHAAARLRTSRELKTELAGTRLAKWFVALAMPAIFLIMFATNADFSQFYREQPLGWALLGVAACSEAIGLFACQRITAIDRSES